In the genome of Sinorhizobium chiapasense, the window AGCCTCGAACCCACACGATTGGAAGCAATGCATCGCGCGTGAACATGGCGATGAGCGACCATCGGGAAATGTGCCAGTTCTTCCGGTAGGCGAGGGTGAGTTCCGGCAAGTAGCTGGCACCGACGACAAAACCAGTGATGGCCAACGGGCTGCGACCTGCAACGAAGGCGGCGATCAACGACAGCAGAAGTGGCGGCATCACGCCGAGCAGGATTTCCGGCGAGTAGAATTGAGGAAAGGTAACGCGCCGCAACCTCGCCCAGCGGCACTGACGTGCCCAGACCTCGCGAAATGTCCTGGTACCCAGCGGCTGTTCGAACGGCGAGGAAACCAGGTGCACTTTCAAGCCGAGACTTCTCACAAGTTTCGTTGCTGCCGCATCCTCGGCGATCTGCGACGCCAGTGCCTGAATGCCACCATGGGCATCCAACATGCTCTTGCGCCAGAGCATGCTCTTGCCCTGCGCAAACCCGAAGCCAAGCGCTTCGCCGGCGTATTGCCAGCGCGCCTGGTGGGCGTTGAGGAACGCACATTCAACCTCCGCCCAAAATCCATGCGGACGTGAACCAAGCGGAGTCGAGCATACCAGCCCGGTATCCTGCCGCCACCCAGCCATCAGGCGAATGAGATAGTCGGCCGGCATAAGAACATTCGAGTCGGCGAGAACCACCCATTCATGCGAGGCCGCTTTCCAGCCTTTCACGCAATTGTTCAGCTTGGGATTGGCGCTGATCAGGTCGTCACCGACAAGAATTGTTGCGGAAATGGCTGGGTGGCGCTCACGCGCTTCCTCGATCAATGGGATCACCGCGTCCTCTGCGTCGGCGATGCAGAAGATGACTTCGTAATCGGGCCAATTCAGGCGAAACGCGCTCTCGAGCGTTTCCCGGGAAAATTCCTCGACGCCGCAGAGCGGGATCACGACGGAAACAGGAGGTCGATGCAGCGTCTCGGGCTGAGGATCCAGACGCGGCCAGATGCGCCAGCCCGCGATCATCAGGCTCAGCACATTGATGGCCAGGAATGCACCGGCGGCGGCGAACAAGTTCAGCATCATCTATCCAGCGACGAGTCGCGGCGCCATTCCGACGAACTCAGGCACCGGATAAACATCACCGTAAGATGACATGCCTATGACAGCCGACGCTGAGACCCAAGCGTCGGTCGCCTTGCAGCCTGTCTTCGGACAGCGATCCGTCAAGCCTCGAGTGCGCTCGGTCTCCCGCTCGGGCAAGTGTCCGCGCCGTGGAACCAAACCCCGCGACCGGCGTTCTTTGGAGGATATCCGGGAGGCGAAGGATGACACATGCTGATATCAGGACGCTCGACAAGTCTCGGGCCAAGCATGTTTGGGACGTGGCAGAATATTGCAGGCGGACGGGCATACATAAAGCCGAGGAAAAGCGCCTGATCAAAGTGCTCGGCAGGTATGCATCGAGCCACGAACTGCAGATGAACATCGTTCGGCCTCAAAGCCGCATCCGCTGACCGGTAAGATCTAGAGCATCCCGCTTTCAAGTGGAATCACTGAAATCGGATAAGATGCTCTAGAATCAAAGTGCTAGAGCGTCCTTTGTGCGTTCACTTGAACGCACGGCGCTCTAGAACGCAATTTCTCGCAGCGACATTGCGCTTCCGCGCGGCGTTTTCGTGTTGCGAGGAACGCCGGAGGAGGCGCGCGTGTGGGCAATACTGGTCGGCGTGTTTCTTGTTGTCTGCGGCATGCTCTTCATGGCGCGGGAGGCGCTCGGCCGTAGAAATCTGAGCAACCCGTCGCCCTCTTCGCAGGACGGAAACGGACCAACGCTCGAGCCGGACGAGCAGGGTTTGGGCTTTCTCGGTCTTGCGCGGAACTGGCCCGGTCTGGCGCTCATGGCAGTCGGTGCCGTCCTCTTGCTTTTCGGCTAGAGCAATTCCAGGAAAAGTGTGAAACGGTTTTCCGTCCGGAATTGCGTGATTTCAAACGGTTAGATCATTTCACTGGTTCAAAGAAACAATGAAATGATCTAAGGCGATCCGTGCCGAATTGCGTAGTTTCAAAACGAGTTGGAGCGATCAGCGGCCGGAGGCCGGGCGCCTTGCCGCCGCAAGTTGCTTGCGCGCTGCACCGGGGGTTAGCGAAAACGCCTCCCTGAACTTCCGGATGAAATGAGAGACATTCTCGAAGCCGGTTTCGAGCGCAATGTCGATCAACGGCTTTTCGGTGGATGCAACCAGCCGCATCGCCGCGTCGAGGCGAAGTTTCAGATAGACCGAAACCGGGGTGGCATCGAGTTCGTTCTGGAACAGACGTTCGAGTTGCCTGCGCGATATGCCGAGTGCGTTTGCCACATCGTCTATGCCGATGATGTCCTCAAGATGCTGCTCCATCACCATGAGCGCGAGACTGATCCGCTTGTCCTGCACGGTGACTGCGCCGAGCGGATTGCGCGTCTGCATTTCCGTGGCGTCTCTGCGGCGTGTGATCTGCATGATTTCGAGCGCGTTGCGTTCGGCCTCCTCGCCGACATGTTTGCGGATCAGGTAAGTGGCGAGGTCTGCGACGCTGCTGCCGCCGGCGCAGGTGATCACCTTGCCATCCTCGACAAAGATGCGTTTTGACGTCACCTCGATTGCGGGGAAGCGTGATCGAAATTCATTGTGATGCAGCCAGCTGACGCAGGCGGCATGTCCATCCAGCACACCCGCCTCGGCCAGAATGAAGCTTCCCGTGCATACACCGATGATCGGCACGCCCTCTCGCGCCGCCCGGTGAAGGTAGTTGATCGTTTCACGGTCGATCGGTTCTTCGACGTTGAGCCGCCCGCCAACGACGGCGATGTAGCTGAACTCGGTCGGCGGGCGAAGCGAGGCCGTGGGCGCCACCTGTATGCCGCAACTGGACATCACGAAGTTCCTCGTGCTGCCGAGCACCTCCCAGTCGCAGTTCACCCGGCCCGACTTGTCCTCGATATCGCTGCCAAGCCTCAAGGCGTCGGCAAACAGGGAAAAGGCGCTGAGCGTGAAGCTCCGCGCGAGAATGAAGCCGACGCGCAGCACCCCGTGACCGGCGAGATGCCTGTTCGCGGCCGCCTTTTTTCCTACCAGAGTCGTTTCCAATGCGATGCAATCCATTCCTGCCGGGCGGCAAGCGTCCGTGCGCGGCCCATGAGGAACGCATAATACCAAGCGCAAGGCGCTATAGGTAGGCCGCCCGCGTCCCGGACTGGCCGACAAGAGGCGGGCAGTTCCCGATGTCGTCGTCTGTGCCGGTCTGCGTCCTAGGCGGGCTAATCCCCATGTATATGATGATTTATTAACCGATTTGTCAGAAAATTGTCATTGTCCGACAGGGGCGCGGCTCGGCGCATTGGGCCGATCGAAGTGTCCCTGGGAGCCGGGGCTGGCTCCGGACGCATCGTTTCGCCGCTATTGTCGCTAGGTTCGTTCATCGGGGAATGAGGCTGGGATGTACGAAATGACGGAACACATGATGAAAGTGCTCATGAGCATCATGGCCGCGCTTTCGCTCGGCTCGCTGATGTTCCTTATTGTCGTGCTTTAGGATTTTGAACCTACCGCGCCGTGCGTTATATCGGCGCGCAAAGGACGCTGTAGCACTGCTTTCAGTGAATCCACGTGAAAGCAGGATGCTGCAACCGTGCTTAAGCCCTGTGGCTATTTCCAACGCAGAAACATCACGTTGCCGAAACGTCGACCCATTCCGCTCCGGTCAATTCCGCGATGCGTTCCGGGCTGATATGGACGGCGGCGTTGGTGGCGCCGGCCGCGGGAACAACGACGTCGTAGGCCTTCAAGGACTCGTCGCAATAGACATTGTGCGGTTTGGCGAGGCCGAAAGGGCAGACGCCGCCGACCGGATGGCCCGTTTCCGCCTCCACCTCGTCGAAGCCGAGCATGCGGGCCTTCGTGCCGAAGCGGGCCTTGTATTTCTTGTTGTCGAGCCGGGCGTCACCGCGTGTGACGATCAGGATGACGTCGTCTCCGACCTTGAGCGCCAGTGTCTTGGCAATTTGCGCGGGCTCGACACCGTGGCCTTTGGCTGCAAGTTCCACGGTGGCGGTACTTTGCGCAAGTTCAATGACATCGATATCCGGGGCGTGTTCGGAGAAGAACTGTTTGACGGAAGCAAGGCTCATCGGGCGATCTATGCGGCAAAAACAGGTTGTCGGGAAAAATACGAATGTGTGGCGGCAAGCCGGGATTGCGCTCGCTGCAGACGGCGTCAGTGTTTCAATCGTCGTTCGAGGCGTCAAGATCTTCGGGGCGCCGGCCTTCCTGCTGCGGCGGCAGATAGCCATGGCTCGCGAACCAGTTCTCAAGGATCGTCGAGATCGCCTGTTCGCGCGTAAGCATCCCCCGATGATCGGTGATGAAGGTTTTGAGGGCCGTCTCGATATTTGCGGCGTAGAGTTCGGTCATGGTTGCCTCCGGCTCTTGCAAGAGGCGGTCCGCGCTTTCGCGCGGATCGCAATATTTCATCGGCGGGCTTATGCCTGTTTGACGATGCGGATCAGTACCAGAAGGATGATCGCGCCGATCGTCGAGTGAATGATCGCGGAAAGGATACCAGTCCCGAGGCTGATGCCGATCGCGGGAAAGAGAAAGCCGGCGATGAAGGCGCCGACGATGCCGACGACGATGTTGCCGATCAGGCCGAAACCGAAGCCGCTGACGATCAGACCGGCAAGCCAGCCGGCAACAGCGCCGACAATCAGGAATACCAGGATGCTTTCAATACCCATGAATCGCTCCTCTCCGTTGGATCCATGAGGAAAAGATAGATCAGGTTTTGAAATCAGATAGAGGGCAATTTTATCGTGCGGCGATTTTGCACCGATTTCCAGCTGCCGATCACGCCTCCGGCGGCTCCGCGAGGTCGGGCGATTGGGAGCGACCGCCACTGGCCGCTCCTCGATTGCTCAGACGATGCCGCCGCCACCGCCAGCTACAGCCGGCCGTTCGCCCGCCACCTTGGCGCGGTAGCCGCTCGCACGGTAGGTCGCGACCGGCGCGATCGCACCGCCATGCTCGAGGCGTGCCATCGCGAGGATCGGTTCGACGTCTGTCCGGAAGGCGGCTTTCAGCGTCTCCGACGCCATCAGTGCATCATTGCCCTGCTGATAGTCGTTAAGCGCCTTTCGATCGACAAGAAGGGCCTGGGCGTAGGCGCGGCAGACTTCCATCGCGCTGGTCATCAGGCTTTCGATCGGGTCCGTCACGTTATGGCTCTGGTCGAGCATATGCGCGGGATTGAAGCCTTCCGCGCCGCGCACCTCGGCGTCGACCAGCTCGTTGAAGACGAGGAACAGGCGATAGGGATCGATCGATCCGGTATCGAGGTCGTCGTCTCCGTATTTTGAATCGTTGAAATGGAAGCCGCCGAGTTTTTTGAACTGGATCAACCGGGCGACGATCATCTCGATATTGACGTTCGGCGCGTGGTGTCCGAGGTCGACGAGGCAGAAGGCCTTGGGCCCGAGTTCCTGCGCAATCAGATAGTTCGTACCCCAGTCCTGCACCACCGTCGAATAAAAGGCCGGCTCGTACATCTTGTGTTCGGTGAAGACGCGCCAGTCGTCCGGAAGTGCCGCGTAGACTGCTTTCATCGCATCGAGATAGCGTTCAAACGCCTTGGTGAAATTGCACTGCCCGGGAAAGTTGGAGCCGTCGCCGATCCAGACCGTCAGCGCCTTCGACCCCAGCGCCTTGCCGATCTCGATGCATTCTAGATTGTGCTCGATCGCCTGGCGCCGCGTCGCCGCATCGCTGTGCGAGAGCGACCCGAACTTGTAGGAGTGAGCCTGCCCGGGCGCGTCCGAGAAGGTGTTCGAGTTCATCGCATCGAAACCTAGGCCCAGCGCCGCACCCTTCTCCTTCAACGCTCGGAGATCGGAAACCTTGTCCCACGGGATATGCAGCGAAACGGTCGGCGTCGCGCGCGTCAGCTCATGGATGACGCCGCAGTCTTCGAGCTTGTCGAAGATGTTGCGCGGCTCGCCCGGGCCGGGAAAGCGGGCAAAACGCGTGCCGCCCGTGCCGACCCCCCAGGAAGGAACGGCAACGCCATAGGCGGCGACCTTTTTCTTGATCGTGTCGATCTCGATGCCGCGGCGGGCAAGCCTTTCGCCGAGGCTGTCGTAGTCTCGGCTGAGCACGTCCCGGCGGCCTGCATTTTCGGCTTCGACAACGGCCTTGCTGATCATCTCGGTCATGGCAGCCTCCGCATCATCGCGTAAACGACTGGGCATTGCCCGCGTCGACATTGACGATGTTGCCGGTCGATTTTGCCGACATGTCGGAAGCGAGGAAGTAGATCGCTTCGGCAATGTCTTCCGGGAAAACGCTGAGCTTCAGCATCGAACGCTCGCGATAGTGTGCCTCCAGATCGTCCACGTCCATCTTGTAGGCGGCCGCGCGCTGCTCCTTCCATTCGCCGGTCCAGATCTTGGAACCGCGCAGCACCGCGTCCGGATTGACGACGTTGACGCGGATCTGCGCCGATGCCCCTTCGAGTGCCAAGCAGCGGGCAAGATGGATCTCCGCCGCTTTCGCGGTGCAGTAGGCGGACGCGCCGGGCGAGGCGGCAAGGCCGTTCTTCGAGGCGACGAAGACAATATTTCCGCCGGCCTTCTGGTTGCGGAAGATGCGGAAAGCCTCACGCGAGACAAGGAAATAGCCAGTCGTGAGAATGTCGATGTTTTTGTTCCAGAGGGCGAGGGTCGTATCCTCGATCGCCGCCGACGAGGCGAGCCCGGCATTGGAGACGAGAATGTCGAGGCCGCCGAAGGCGAGAAGCGCATCGCCGAAGCCGGCTTCGACCGCCGCCTCGCTGGTCACGTTCATGTTGACCGCACGGACGAAATCCTTGCCGTAGCGTCCGGCGAGTTCGCTCTGGGCAGCCTCGAGCGCCGTTTCGTCGATGTCCGCGAGAACGACGCAGGCGCCTTCCTGCATCAGCCGGTTGGCCGTCGCCTTGCCGATGCCGCCGGCGGCGCCGGTGACGAGCGCGATGCGACCCGCGAGACTCTTGGGCTTCGGCATGCGC includes:
- the rhaI gene encoding L-rhamnose catabolism isomerase, translated to MTEMISKAVVEAENAGRRDVLSRDYDSLGERLARRGIEIDTIKKKVAAYGVAVPSWGVGTGGTRFARFPGPGEPRNIFDKLEDCGVIHELTRATPTVSLHIPWDKVSDLRALKEKGAALGLGFDAMNSNTFSDAPGQAHSYKFGSLSHSDAATRRQAIEHNLECIEIGKALGSKALTVWIGDGSNFPGQCNFTKAFERYLDAMKAVYAALPDDWRVFTEHKMYEPAFYSTVVQDWGTNYLIAQELGPKAFCLVDLGHHAPNVNIEMIVARLIQFKKLGGFHFNDSKYGDDDLDTGSIDPYRLFLVFNELVDAEVRGAEGFNPAHMLDQSHNVTDPIESLMTSAMEVCRAYAQALLVDRKALNDYQQGNDALMASETLKAAFRTDVEPILAMARLEHGGAIAPVATYRASGYRAKVAGERPAVAGGGGGIV
- a CDS encoding GlxA family transcriptional regulator, with the protein product METTLVGKKAAANRHLAGHGVLRVGFILARSFTLSAFSLFADALRLGSDIEDKSGRVNCDWEVLGSTRNFVMSSCGIQVAPTASLRPPTEFSYIAVVGGRLNVEEPIDRETINYLHRAAREGVPIIGVCTGSFILAEAGVLDGHAACVSWLHHNEFRSRFPAIEVTSKRIFVEDGKVITCAGGSSVADLATYLIRKHVGEEAERNALEIMQITRRRDATEMQTRNPLGAVTVQDKRISLALMVMEQHLEDIIGIDDVANALGISRRQLERLFQNELDATPVSVYLKLRLDAAMRLVASTEKPLIDIALETGFENVSHFIRKFREAFSLTPGAARKQLAAARRPASGR
- a CDS encoding GlsB/YeaQ/YmgE family stress response membrane protein, which encodes MGIESILVFLIVGAVAGWLAGLIVSGFGFGLIGNIVVGIVGAFIAGFLFPAIGISLGTGILSAIIHSTIGAIILLVLIRIVKQA
- a CDS encoding YbaK/EbsC family protein, translating into MSLASVKQFFSEHAPDIDVIELAQSTATVELAAKGHGVEPAQIAKTLALKVGDDVILIVTRGDARLDNKKYKARFGTKARMLGFDEVEAETGHPVGGVCPFGLAKPHNVYCDESLKAYDVVVPAAGATNAAVHISPERIAELTGAEWVDVSAT
- a CDS encoding ceramide glucosyltransferase, which translates into the protein MLNLFAAAGAFLAINVLSLMIAGWRIWPRLDPQPETLHRPPVSVVIPLCGVEEFSRETLESAFRLNWPDYEVIFCIADAEDAVIPLIEEARERHPAISATILVGDDLISANPKLNNCVKGWKAASHEWVVLADSNVLMPADYLIRLMAGWRQDTGLVCSTPLGSRPHGFWAEVECAFLNAHQARWQYAGEALGFGFAQGKSMLWRKSMLDAHGGIQALASQIAEDAAATKLVRSLGLKVHLVSSPFEQPLGTRTFREVWARQCRWARLRRVTFPQFYSPEILLGVMPPLLLSLIAAFVAGRSPLAITGFVVGASYLPELTLAYRKNWHISRWSLIAMFTRDALLPIVWVRGWLAGSADWRGNRMSIGSHESRLETTAPRPLASTS